From one Aptenodytes patagonicus chromosome 16, bAptPat1.pri.cur, whole genome shotgun sequence genomic stretch:
- the ERN1 gene encoding serine/threonine-protein kinase/endoribonuclease IRE1 has translation WKRRDGAGPEENTSSVTVPETLLFVSTLDGSLHAVSKRTGAIKWTLKEDPVLQVPIHVEEPAFLPDPNDGSLYTLGGKNSEGLTKLPFTIPELVQASPCRSSDGILYMGKKQDIWYVIDLMTGEKQQTLTSSFAESLCPSASLLYLGRTEYTITMYDTKKKELRWNATYFDYAATLPDEDIKYKMSHFVSNGDGLVVTVDSESGDVLWIQNYASPVVAFYIWQREGLRKIMHTNLGIETLRYLTFMSGEVGHITKWKYPFPKETETKSKLTPTLYVGKYSTSLYASPSMVHEGVTVVPRGSAIPLLEGPKTEGVTIEDNGECVITPSTDVKFSGRLKEKNKLNYWNDWLLIGHHETPLSAPTKILEKFPSNLPKRPENVIPADSDKATIEEVIDIVEGSSTEVPPAVPKDIEEKPAWPIPRPEAPVDSMLKDMATIILSTFLLVGWVAFIITYPMSVHQQQQRQHQLEEKIQLLQQQKLPFRAPSDLPPEADFLDTSYGRTESSATSTPNMSPRASNHSAYSSISTSDVGSCLSTEQEEGDEDANRVMVGKISFNPKDVLGHGAEGTIVYRGTFDNRDVAVKRILPECFSFADREVQLLRESDEHPNVIRYFCTEKDRQFQYIAIELCAATLQEYVEQKAFSHHGLQPITLLQQTTSGLAYLHSLSIVHRDLKPHNILISMPNAHGKVKAMISDFGLCKKLAVGRHSFSRRSGVPGTEGWIAPEMLSEDCKENPTYTVDIFSAGCVFYYVVSEGSHPFGKSLQRQANILLGAYSLESLNAGRHEDIVARDLIEQMINMDPQKRPSASCVLKHPFFWSLEKQLHFFQDVSDRIEKESLDGPIVKQLERGGREVVKMDWREHITVPLQTDLRKFRSYKGGSVRDLLRAMRNKKHHYRELPPEVQETLGSIPDDFVCYFTARFPHLLLHTYNAMHICCHERLFQHYYNQDSAELSLAGDTV, from the exons aacaCCAGCTCAGTAACTGTGCCAGAAACACTGTTGTTTGTTTCAACTCTTGATGGAAGTTTGCATGCTGTCAGCAAGAGGACGGGAGCAATCAAGTGGACTTTAAAAGAAG ATCCTGTACTTCAGGTGCCAATACATGTGGAAGA GCCAGCATTTCTTCCAGACCCAAATGATGGCAGTTTGTATACACTTGGTGGCAAGAATAGTGAAGGCTTGACT aaactTCCATTTACTATCCCAGAGCTGGTGCAGGCATCTCCCTGTCGCAGTTCAGATGGGATCCTGTACATGG GTAAAAAGCAGGATATTTGGTACGTGATTGACCTCATGACTGGGGAGAAACAGCAGACCTTGACTTCCTCATTTGCAGAAAGTCTTTGCCCATCAGCATCCCTCCTGTATCTTGGGAGAACAG AGTACACGATCACAATGTATGACACCAAGAAGAAGGAGCTGCGATGGAATGCCACCTATTTTGATTATGCAGCTACTCTGCCTGATGAAgacataaaataca AAATGTCCCACTTTGTGTCTAATGGAGATGGACTGGTGGTGACCGTAGACAGTGAGTCTGGGGATGTACTGTGGATTCAGAATTACGCTTCTCCTGTGGTAGCTTTTTACATCTGGCAGCGTGAAGGATTACGGAAAATTATGCACACTAACCTGGGGATAGAAACTCTGCGATACTTGACGTTCATGTCTGGGGAGGTTGGACACATTACCAAGTGGAAATATCCATTCCCAAAGGAAACAGAGACCAAGAGCAAACTGAC acCAACTCTGTATGTAGGGAAATACTCCACAAGTTTGTATGCGTCGCCGTCAATGGTGCATGAAGGAGTAACTGTTGTG CCCCGCGGCAGTGCCATACCCTTACTAGAGGGTCCAAAAACAGAAGGAGTCACAATTGAAGACAATGGCGAGTGTGTTATCACCCCCAGTACGGATGTCAAGTTTTCAGgcagactgaaagaaaagaacaaactcAACTACTGGAACGACTGGCTTTTAATAG GGCACCATGAAACACCATTATCTGCCCCTACAAAGATCCTGGAGAAATTTCCAAGCAACTTACCTAAGAGGCCTGAAAACGTGATTCCGGCTGACTCTGATAAAGCCACTATTGAAGAG GTTATTGACATCGTTGAAGGTTCCTCAACAGAAGTGCCTCCTGCTGTTCCAAAGGATATTGAGGAGAAACCTGCTTGGCCTATCCCTCGGCCAGAGGCTCCTGTGGACTCCATGTTGAAAGACATGGCCACGATCATTCTCAGCACTTTCCTGCTTGTGGGCTGGGTGGCTTTTATCATCACTTATCCAATG AGTGTACATCAGCAGCAACAGAGGCAGCAtcagctggaagagaagatacAGCTCTTGCAGCAACAGAAGCTGCCCTTCCGTGCTCCCAGTGATCTACCCCCAGAAGCAGATTTCTTGGACACCTCCTATGGACGGACAGAGAGCTCAGCTACCAGCACACCAAATATGTCCCCCAGAGCATCAAACCATTCCGCGTATTCCAGCATCTCCACATCTGATGTTGGGAGCTGCCTCTCCACTGAGCAAGAAGAGGGAG ATGAAGATGCAAACAGAGTGATGGTTGGCAAGATTTCGTTTAACCCAAAAGATGTACTGGGGCACGGAGCTGAAGGGACAATTGTTTACAG GGGGACATTTGATAACCGCGATGTTGCAGTGAAAAGAATTCTTCCTGAGTGCTTCAGCTTTGCAGACCGTGAAGTACAGTTGCTGCGAGAGTCAGATGAGCATCCTAACGTGATCCGCTATTTCTGCACGGAGAAGGACCGGCAGTTTCAGTACATAGCCATTGAGCTGTGTGCTGCCACTTTACAGGAG TATGTTGAGCAGAAGGCCTTCAGTCACCATGGCTTACAACCTATCACTCTCCTGCAACAGACGACATCTGGTCTTGCTTACCTGCACTCTCTTAGTATTG TCCACAGGGACCTGAAGCCCCATAACATCCTCATCTCGATGCCTAACGCCCATGGGAAAGTCAAAGCTATGATTTCAGACTTCGGCCTGTGCAAGAAGCTGGCAGTGGGCAGGCACAGCTTTAGCCGTCGGTCGGGTGTGCCAGGCACCGAAGGGTGGATTGCCCCAGAGATGCTGAGTGAAGATTGCAAAGAGAACCCT ACATATACCGTGGACATCTTTTCAGCTGGCTGTGTCTTTTATTATGTGGTATCTGAAGGCAGCCATCCCTTTGGCAAATCTCTACAGCGGCAAGCCAACATTCTGCTGGGTGCATACAGCCTGGAGTCTTTAAATGCAGGGAGGCACG AAGACATAGTTGCTCGTGATTTAATAGAGCAAATGATAAACATGGACCCTCAGAAACGTCCGTCTGCCAGCTGTGTGCTAAAACACCCATTCTTTTGGAGTTTAGAAAAACAGCtccatttttttcag GATGTTAGTGACCGGATAGAGAAAGAATCTTTAGATGGTCCAATAGTCAAGCAATTAGAAAGAGGTGGAAGAGAGGTGGTGAAGATGGACTGGAGAGAGCACATCACTGTTCCTCTTCAGACAG ATCTTCGAAAATTCAGATCCTATAAAGGAGGCTCAGTACGGGATCTTCTGAGGGCAATGAGAAATAAG AAGCACCATTACAGAGAACTGCCTCCTGAAGTGCAGGAGACCCTGGGCTCCATCCCCGATGATTTTGTATGTTACTTTACAGCTCGTTTCCCTCACCTGCTCCTACATACCTACAATGCTATGCATATCTGCTGCCATGAAAGACTGTTTCAGCATTACTATAATCAGGACTCTGCAGAGCTGAGCCTTGCAGGAGACACTGTCTGA